Proteins from one Deltaproteobacteria bacterium genomic window:
- a CDS encoding (2Fe-2S)-binding protein, giving the protein MALLDLKVNGEEVRVEAPDTALLLDVLRERLFLTGAKRGCETSHCGCCTVRMDGMAVHSCVVLAARCAGKEIATVEGCGHGMDLDRLQRLFLEHGAVQCGYCGPGMLMAAHALLERNPQPTLEEVKKGLDGNLCRCTGYTPIFDAILAYARGE; this is encoded by the coding sequence ATGGCGCTGCTTGATCTCAAGGTCAACGGCGAGGAGGTCCGGGTGGAAGCGCCGGACACGGCGCTCCTGCTGGACGTGCTGCGCGAACGGCTGTTCCTCACCGGCGCCAAGCGCGGATGCGAGACCAGCCACTGCGGCTGCTGCACCGTGCGGATGGACGGCATGGCCGTCCACAGTTGCGTCGTGCTGGCCGCCCGTTGCGCCGGCAAGGAAATCGCCACCGTCGAAGGGTGCGGCCACGGCATGGATCTCGACCGGCTCCAGCGTCTGTTCCTCGAGCACGGCGCCGTGCAGTGCGGCTACTGCGGCCCGGGAATGCTCATGGCCGCCCACGCCTTGCTGGAACGCAATCCCCAGCCGACGCTCGAAGAAGTGAAGAAGGGGTTGGACGGCAATCTCTGCCGCTGCACGGGCTACACGCCCATCTTCGACGCCATCCTGGCCTACGCGCGCGGTGAGTAG
- a CDS encoding xanthine dehydrogenase family protein subunit M, whose translation MECRLIRPADLDEALAAREEYTDDALPIAGGQSLLVMMRNRLVRPGALIDLEPIEALHGVEVSSAGISIGAMNTCRQLIASPVLGEEVGVLPAAARQVSSTAVRNLGTIGGNVCHNEPGADLPPALLALNARAVLRRRGDVRELPLAEFFAGYFETALEPDEILCRIDIEHPPEGASGVYLKHAISPEDLAMVGVAAVVVPDGRNTGGVTEARIGIGGAAPVPLRAVKAEAVLKGAVLDTETARAAGEMAAAEVDPPGDPHASADYRRKMVSVFVRRALLQAAKQIEENRHGAA comes from the coding sequence ATGGAATGCAGGCTGATCCGGCCCGCCGACCTCGACGAAGCGCTGGCGGCGCGGGAAGAATACACGGACGACGCGCTCCCCATCGCCGGCGGACAGTCGCTGCTGGTGATGATGCGGAACCGGCTGGTGAGACCCGGGGCGCTGATCGACCTCGAACCCATCGAGGCGCTGCACGGCGTCGAGGTGAGTTCCGCGGGCATCTCCATCGGTGCCATGAACACGTGCCGGCAGTTGATCGCCTCGCCGGTCCTGGGCGAGGAAGTCGGCGTGCTGCCGGCGGCGGCGCGGCAGGTCAGCTCCACGGCCGTGCGCAACCTCGGCACCATCGGCGGCAACGTGTGCCACAACGAACCCGGCGCCGACCTCCCTCCGGCGCTGCTGGCGCTGAACGCCCGCGCCGTGCTGAGGCGGCGCGGGGACGTCCGCGAACTCCCCCTGGCCGAGTTCTTCGCGGGCTACTTCGAGACCGCGCTGGAGCCGGACGAGATCCTGTGCCGCATCGACATCGAGCATCCGCCCGAGGGAGCCTCCGGAGTGTACCTGAAGCACGCCATCAGCCCCGAGGACCTGGCCATGGTGGGAGTCGCCGCAGTGGTCGTGCCGGACGGGAGAAACACCGGCGGCGTAACCGAAGCGCGGATCGGCATCGGGGGCGCGGCCCCGGTCCCGCTCCGGGCCGTGAAGGCCGAAGCCGTCCTCAAGGGCGCGGTGCTGGACACGGAAACGGCCCGGGCCGCGGGCGAAATGGCCGCCGCCGAGGTGGACCCTCCCGGCGATCCGCACGCCAGCGCCGACTACCGCCGGAAGATGGTGTCCGTTTTCGTGCGCCGGGCGCTGCTTCAGGCGGCAAAGCAGATCGAGGAGAACCGCCATGGCGCTGCTTGA